The window AATAAAAAAATACCTGCTAATCTAGTTTGATAATGAAGTGGGGTGATTAATTAAATATATTAATAAGTTGTTTAACACTCCATAAAACGATAATAACTACGAGGTTAAAGGCTGGGAGCATCCTGTAAAATTCTATTTTACTAAAAACACGGGAGGCGTAAAAATGAAAAAATTATTGGCTGTTTTATGTCTGTTAGGATTACTATTGTTATCATCTGTACCTGCATTCGCAGGCACAGATACTGGTAAAGATGCCGAAGGTATTTTAACAAATTACCTGAATGCAATTGTTAATCAGAATGTTGATGAAATACTTACTTTAGTTATAGATGAGCGCTATTCGTCCGATGGTTCTCAAAAAGAAGAGTATACCCATTTTCTTGAAGAAAAGAAGCTAATTGATTACAAAATTAAAAAAATGTCCCAAGAGTCACCGACTCAAATAAATTTCGAGACAATTTTAACATTTGATAACGGAAGCATTGAAAGAGTACCCATTGTACTTAAAAATGATAAATCCTGGAAAGTTTTTATTAACGAAAAATCATTAGAAAAAAACTATGAAGTTATTCAAGAAGGGAATCAAAAAATAGTAACTAAGCCGCAAGAAATTTCACCACAAGCAACTACATTAGTATCTTGGAGTTTTACTAACCGAGGGGGTGGTGCCGTTTTCTATTCAAATAATTCATTCAATATTAGCGGATCAACCGCAACATTAGCAAGCGTAACCCAAACACACGATTATGTAAACTTAGGTTGGCCTGTTGGAATTACCTATGCCATTGTTAAAAAAGGAATTCTTGGAGATTCTATGTGGGGGCAAAGATATCTTAGTGGAAGCATATCAAATCCAGTAAGTGTAAATGTATCGGGATCCGGCAGTTATACAGGTGCACAAGTAAGATTCACAACTGATATAGGTAATACAAGCAGTATGGGATACAGGGGATCTGGATCTCTCACCCAGTAACGGGATCCAGAAGTTATATAGAAGCACAAATAAGATTCATACTGATGGATAATATAAGCAGTATGGGATCAAGGGATTCGGATATCTTACTATGAGTAATTAAACCTTACACTCTAATATGTAAGAATAGAAAGTTCTGATTTATATGGAACTGACACCGTTTTTTTAAATTGGTGTCAGTTCTGTTTTGAGTTGAATCGACGTGATGAGTGGTGGATTTCGACAGGTGAAACTGTACATTGCAAATTATTCTATTGAAGTTAAAGAATGTATTTTTTCCCGTCGATAGACACTTAAGATTAGGCCAACAATCGTTGAATAAAAGATTAATTGTACCCCACCATAACTTATAAATGGTAGTGGTATACCAACGTAAGGTAAAAGACCAATAGACATTAACATGTTTATAAGGAGGGAGATTAAGAATATTGTAAAACCACCAATAACAATAAATTTCCCATAATGATGACGTGTTTTAATCGCAACCTGAACCATACGAACAGTGAAAAATAACAAAATTCCCGTTAATAATAGACCACCTCCCCATCCAAAAAAATAAGTAATATAAGGTAAAATAAGATCTGTATGTGCTTCTGGTAATCTAACTTGTTCATGAATATTTCCTTGACCTAACCAACCTGCTTTTGCTATCATCTCTCTTGAGATAGAACTATGATAGGCGAATGTATTCTTATATTGTTCAGGATGTAAGAAGGCTAAAAGTCTTTCCTGTTGGTATGGTGATGAGAGGAAAAATAATACTGTCGATAAAATAAGTCCAAATGCTGAAGTGCTCCATGTGAATTGCCGTCGTTGGCCACTGTTTATCTTCTCTATATTTATTAGAACAAGAATGGTAATGAAATAAATAATCGAATATAAATAATATCCGTTCCATAAATAGAGTAACATGGGAAGCCAAAACAATAAGTGAAGTATAATTATATGGTATTTATTCCTATGTTGTAGAATGCTTGACCATGAAATATAAAACAGTAGTAGCGAAAACATATAATCAATCTTAATGTATCCGATATGCCACATCTTTTTTCCTTGAAAATCCAAGCCAATCATTCCAATCCAAAGCATCATCACTACTGAACTTATATAAAGAAAAAAACCTAACTTTTCTAGCTTTCGATAATCATAAAACATTAAACTGATAATAATAATCATTGCTATAAGACTGAATATTACCTTCTTCATAAACAATCCTTCAAATATAAAAGATAAGGTATACATTGGAACTAAGCTAATACCTATAATGGTAGTAACTAGAAAAATGAGTGCCCAGTCAATCCTCGGGCGATGTAGCTGGTTCATCTCTTTTCCGAATGTAATAGGATTCCCCATTTGATTGATTGTTTTTTTATCTGCTTCTTCTTTAGTGAGTCCATCTCTTTGATACGATTGGCTACGACTTTCGATATGATTAATGATCTCATACTCAACTAAGTCTTGAGCTTCTTTTGATTTTATTTGTGCTTTAACTTTGTCAATAAAAGATTGTAGTAGAGGATGTTTTTCGTTCATTATGCAGGCCCTCCTTCAAACCTCACCCTGGATATCAATGCAATTTTTTCTTTTTTATTCGCCAGCGAAACAATCCATCTTCCTTTAGATGTTAGTGAATAATATTTACAATTTTTATTATTAATTTTTTTCCACTCGGAACAAAGAATACCCTTGTTCTCAAGTCGATGTAGGAACGTATATAAACCACATTCCTGTTCTTTAAAGGTGCAATCACCTTTTTCTTGTAGAACATTGAGGATTTCAAAACCTGTCATAAACCGCCCGTGGAGTGTATGCAATAGAAGTAAAATAATCCCATCCCGATTTAGTTTCTCTTTTTTCGTTTTGATTGTTTCATTAACTGCTTTGCGCCTATCTTCAGAGAAAACAAAATTTTTAAATACATTGTTATTTAAATTCTCTTTTAATCCATTTAGCCTATGTTCCATTTTTAATCCTCCTGGTATAAGATCTCTTTTAGTAATTGTCTTGCTCGTTTTAAACGTGTTTTCACTGTATTTTCATTTACCTTGAGTGCTTGGCTAATTTCTTTTATTGAAAAATCTTCATAATAATATAAGTAAATGACTTCTCTATATTTGATTTTAAGCTGAAATACTGCTTCAACTAACTCCTCATCCTCATCTTTTTTAATAACTTCTTCGTCCACTTGATGGTTCGAAAATAAAAGTAGTTCAGTTATTTTGTCGTTAACGGTAACTTTACGATGGTGCCAGCTTTTCAAATAATCTTTACAATGATTACTAGCAATCCGATAAAGCCATGTTTTTACGTTTGCTTGCTGTTTGAAAGAATCTAAATGCCTAAAACACTTGATAAAAATCTCCTGAGCTAAGTCTTCGGCTTGAGATAGGTCTTTAACATATGTATAGGCCAATTGAAGTATGTCTTTTCCATATTGAATCATTATAAAATCAAGTGTTTCTTCTTTTTCTTTATCCGTTTCATATGTAATAAGTAAACCTGTTTCCTCCACGCTTCATCACCCCTTTTTGCATTCATACAATTAGACGACCCTCAAAGTCAGATGGTTTTATTGACCCCCGGAAAAGATGCACACATAAAGGAGTAAGATAAAATGAGCGAACAAAAGGATATCAAAACGAAAATAAACGGTGACAGCCAAGCACAAAGCTAGTTTAGTCCTGGACATTATCAAAGGCAATACCACTGTCGCCCAGGCAGCAAGGGACTATGATTTAACCATCATTGGGGTAGCCGATGCCATGGCCGGGATGGAAAATCAACTGAAGGCAAGACCCAAGGATATAGCTCCAACAGTACGAATCAGAGATTAAAGAATTACGGTCGAAAGTTGGGGAGTTGGTGCTGCAAAATGATGTTCTAAAAAAGCTCTCCCGCCTACCGGGATCTGGGTCCAACGAATAAAGAGCTTGCGGGCGGTATACCAGAAAAAGGGCATTCTTATTCTTACAACTAAGATCTGCAAATGGCTAAAATCTCCCGCCGTACTTTTTACTACAGGTCTGTCCGTAAGCCAAAGAAAGCGGATGAAGCTCTAACCGAGCAAATCCGTCAGTTAATTCAAGCCTTTTCTACCTGCGGCTATCGCCGTTTGATAGTATTTAGAAGAAATCTTCTAAATGAAGGGTTGGCAGGTCAGAAAGAGCCTCTGAGGGACCTCGAGTAAAATCGAAGCGTTCATCCAGTCCGTTTAGAAACCGTCGCTGGGCTACAGATATGGCCATGATTTGGTGTGGGAAAGACCATGGTATCATATTGCCATCATCATTGACTGTGCCAGCCGGGAGATATAGGGAATGCCAAAGAAGCTCATGCCACTTAGAAAGAAACTCTTATTCAACGCTTTGGCCATGTGGGGTCATGTGCCAATCACTGGTCTTCGTAGTGAGTACATATGGTAGTTATGAGCCATCTTCGGACTTTAGGGAATAAAGAGGTGGAAGAGGAATTAATAAATGAGTATGATTTGATCCCTCAAAATGCCTAATTCAACGGAAGCAAATCATCGTTTTATTAAAAATCTTGAATCAATATTAATAAGTGTTAAATATAAAGCTAATAACTTCAAAGAAACAAATGAATGCTTAATCTTAGAAAACATGATTGGAGATATTTTAACGAAGAGATGTTAGTGATGGAGGAAAAATTATAAGATATAAAAAGGAGAAATTGTTGCAACTTTGCAATATGCTGGGGAAAAAGCAAATAATAATTGGATGTACAGTTTTTTTATAAATTTGGGCAGCATTGTGCTTAAGCCCGGGAAATGCCATCCTGAGAACCGTCAAAGGAAGAAGTTAACAGTACCACCAGGGTGCCTGCGTAGATTCCGTCATCATCATAAACCGGCGCAATTTCACAGGCTAGACCCGAAGCAGGGAGTTCCGATCTTTTAATTTCTCCCGAATCAATTTGATTATAGATCAGTCCTGCCAACTCCTGATCCACTACCTCGATGCTGGTTCCCTTATTGATATTTCCCAGATAACATTTGGCCATTAGGTTAACAAAGGAGATCTCGTGGTTTTTATCTACGTAAAGAATCCCTTGGGGAAGCATGTCAATCAATTTGTCCAGTACCTTAAAACTGGCGCCTTCTTCATTGGCGAAAACCCGGATAACCGTTAGAGATCCCAAAATCCGATTCTTTTTGATGATGGGGGAATGGATTGCCTTTAACAGCTTATCCTTAAATCTTAAAGTAATGGTCGAAGATTTTTCCTTATTATCTGCTTGGTAATTGCCAAGAATTTCTTTTAGTTGTACATTTCTTAAATTGTTTTTTCTATCGGCGAAAAGAATATGGGCCGCCTCATTGGCAAAAATAATTCTTCCTGAGTTGTTGGCCAGAATAACCCCTTCATTAATCTGATTAAAAATAGCAAAATCAATATTTTCAAAGTAAGTTTTAGAGCTGTTTACCCCCCAAAACTCAACCAGCAACTGGTAGAGACAGGCGTACAGGGCAAATACCAGCACCAAAATGGTGATAGCCCGGTAGGTTTCAAAATTATTTTCTTTGGTAAAAAAATACACCTTCCAGGGAGCCTGGTCAATCTGAGCAGCCGTTATATTATAGCGGGTATTGTTAAAATAAAAATCCTCCTGCTGATTGCTGAAGGCAGCCAGGGTTTCCTTGGGAAAGGGCCACAGAACAGGGTAGTTTCCCCGGTCAAAGACGGCAATTTCATAATGATCATCTAAAAACTCCTGGGTCATTTCCTTTTGGTACCGGTCAATACGGAAACTGATGGCCAAGACCCGATCCAGCGAACCCCTTGCGTCCTTAAGAGGCACCACAAGGCTGGTCACATAATAGTGAGTGAGGGAATCCAAATAAATATCCGATATCCAGATTTGATTGGTTTTTTGTTGTAAAACCTGCCGGGCCAACTGCTCAATAAAGTCGTTTTCTTTAATTCCGGAAGCAGAATCAAGAATACCGCCCTGGTTGGCCAAATACACATTGATAATGCGATCGTCATAGGAAGAGATGGCCTCCAGGGTCTGCCGATCACTGCCTTCTTCGATTTTCCTGGCCCCGTTGCTGGATACCGCCTTTAACTCTTCAAGAAACAGGTTGGTTTTATTGATGGCGACTTTCTGCAAGCTGCCCTGGTATTCGTCTAAAATATTTTTGGTGTGCCGGAACTCCATAATGCCAAACAAGATAAAGATGCTGATAAAAAAAATCAGCACAAACATCACAAAAATGTTTTTAGAGGGAGACTGTCTCATATAAAACCCTCCAGGATTCTTTCTAGCACATTAAATAAGTCCTTTTTTCACGGCCGTGGTAAGGGCCTCTTCAACGGAAGAAACGTTCAGTTTGGCCAGAATGTCCCTTAGCCTTCGGCGAAAGGTAGAGAGGCTGATAAAAAGACTGCCGGCAATCTCCTTTTGGTTTTTTCCACTGGCCAGGAGCTGCAGAATATGAAGGTCGGTCTCCGACAGTCCGGGATCGGCTAAATTCAGCAGCGTATTGGTGCTAAGACCCGGATAAAGATAGGTTCCACCCCGATGCGTCATGAGCACGGCGGCCCGGATCTCCTCAAAAAAGGCGTATTTGGGAACAAAACCTTTGATGCCGCATTCCATGGCCTTTTTAATAAAGATGGCATCATCATAAGTAGTCAGAGCCACATGCTTAATATGAGGATATTTCTCTTTGATCTTCCCGGCCAACTCAATCCCATCGCCGTCGGGAAGTCCGATATCCAGCAGGATGACATCAATATCCTTGGTTAATATGTCCAGGGCCTCTCGGCAGGAACCGGCCTCTGCAACCACGGCCATATTTTCCTCAAGCTCCAAAAGCTTTTTTAAGCCTTCCCGAAAAACATTATGGTCTTCAATCAACATGATCCTGATTTTTTTCATCATCCTGGCCTCCTGGTATTGGGACCGTTAACATAACGGAAAATCCCGAATCATTGGATGCAAAAACAACGTTTCCCCCAATTAAATGAGCCCGTTCCTTCATGCCCCACAAGCCGTTGCCTACGGCAAACTCTTCTCCGGCACCGCCATTATCGACAACCTCAATCTTTAACTGATCCTTGTCCACTGTAAAAACAATGTCTACTTCACTGGCCTTGGCGTGCTTGGCGATATTGGTCAAGCTCTCCTGAATAATACGGTAAATAATAATTTGATCCTTTTTTTTAATCCTGAGGGCCCGGTCCTGATAAAAAATATAGACCTTAATATTATTTAACTCTTCAAAGGTGGCAATATAGGATTCCAGAGCCGAAATTAAGCCCACTTTATCAATGAGATAGGGGTGAATGTCGTTCATGATCCCCCGCATTTCAATGGCGGCATTTTGACAGTGGCTGCGGAGATTCATCAGGCTGTCCAGCAATTCGGGTTTTAATCCGCTATTTTTATTTAAGCGCAAAATATAATCCAGAGAATGAATGATGGTAGACATATACCGGCCAATCCAATCGTGAATTTCAATGGAAATCCTCTTTCTTTCCTTTTCCAGGGTATCCAATAAAAGGGGTTTTTCCTTTTGCCTATGGGCTAAATTGGCCACCAGCATAACGCCGGACAAGCGATTAAATAAAAACAACGGAATGTAATCAATCACCATTTCAATAGTACGCCCGTCCCGGTTAAAGGACACCTGTTGACCAAGGAAACTCTTTTCCCGGACCCTGGCGTGCAAAAGGGGTTGAGTAATCCCTTGTAATTTAGGGAACAACGAGGGAAACTCTTGGACGTTTTTTTGCAGCACGCTTTCAGGCAAAATATCAAATAATTCCTGGGCCGCCCTGTTGATATGGCGGACAACCCCCTTGCGATCCATAAAGATGGAAGCGCTTTGAATTTGTTCGGATAACCGGCTCAAATACAACCTTTGCACTAGAATCGGCTTAAACAGGGTATAGAAAAGCCAAGGCATTAACAGCAAAAGCATCAGCAAAATAAATAAAGCCAATAGGATTCTTTCGTTCATTTGCAGGATGGTATTTTTAATGGAATCATCCATATTACGACTGGTGGTAACGGTAATCATATTTAATTTTTTTTCTATTTCCTGAGTAAATTGCTGGTTGCGCAGATGAATATATTTTAAGTCTTCCTGGGTGTAAGATTTTGCCTGAATCAATGGAATGGCTTCTTTTTCCATAAAGGAAATGTAGGATTTGTTTAATTCAATGAGCTCCGTCATGTTTTGTTTATAAAAGGAATTTAAAGAATCGTTCAATTCAAGTTCCTTTTGGAGGGCCAGGGAACTATATTTTTGGAATTCATCCAAGTAATGCTGGTCTGAATATAAAATATAATCTTGTGCATGATCCATCATCTCAGAAATACAGGAAGACAAATCATTTAAATGGGAATATTTTGTATTGTTTAGTTCTATATCATGAATCTGCTGGGAAGTTTTTAATAAATAATGGAACAGCAGGACAGAGGCTAAAACAAAAAGGAGCATTATTGCAATCATTGCTTTTAATAAATTTTTATTCATTAATAGGTTTCTCCAAAAAAATTGAGATTTTTTATAAATCCTATAACAACATAATTATATAAAAGACAATAACATATACACATTCGACATGAATTTTAAATTTCCTTTATCTTGCATAAGCAATTAAGCTTTTAGTCCATTTTAATGGATGTAATAGCAATGACAACCAATTGGTCGTTAAAATGACACAAAAATAATCAGGGAAATGACACTTTTATGTCATTTCCCTGATAGGTAAGTTTCAGATGATTCTTAACTCGTTGACCAGTTTGGATCAAAATATTAAGATCAACTTGATACTAAATGTACAATCATTTTACTCAAGACCAAACGCACAAAAAGCTGGAGGTGTGCCGGATGGAAGCCAATACCTGTTTTGTTGCCCTTGAAAAAAAAGAAAAATTAGTAAAATGGTACGGCTGGATTGTAATTTTGTTCATTTGTATGACACCCCTGGTCATTGTGCTGCTGCCCAAATTAATGATTAATGTGAACCGCATTCATTCGTTATTAAAAAATTCCATCGTTCCGGAAACCGCGGTCTTAGAAGGGCAGGTGACGCATTATTGCTGGAACCGTGTCAATGATGGCGGGTTGGTTTCCATCGAAGGGGAGATGACCGTAACTTCTAAAGAAAATAAAACCGTTCAATGTCTTTATAAAAAATATGTAGGGCCCAATTGGCAGCAAATTCCGGATTTTTTACCCTCGCATCAACTTTATCTCACAGGTTCCTTTCAGGATGACGGTGTTTTTCAAATTGCCAGCGCCAGGAATTTATCCACCCAACAGATGTATACCACGAAACCGGTGGTTTCTGTGTACTAATCCTTTAAATCATGGGGAAGGAGGTTTGTGTTCTTCTTAGGAGGGGATTCTCTAAAATTTGTTAAAATAACTGGAGGTGTTCAATTTGGCACAAACTCAAATCGGCCAGGCCCAAAGTGAAAGTCTGAGCGCCCAGATTACCAAAGCCATTCCCGGCCTGATTCTTGTTGTTTTGGTTGCCATTTCCGCCACCTGGGCGGAAGGGTTGATTAAAGAAAATTTTAAGAAAATTTATGAAATTGCTCACCTTAATTATGTTTTACTAGCCATTATTTTTGGTATGATTATTCGCAACACAGTGGGGGTTCCTTCCGTGGTGGAACCCGGTTTAAAATACTCAACCATTTTAACGAAAACCGGTATTGTTGTGATGGGTACCAAGTATACCTTGGCTTCCTTGGCTAAGGTGGGTACTACCAGCATGATCTTTATCACGGTAACCCTGTTCGGCACGGTCGCTTTAATGTTCTGGCTACGCAAGCGTTTTACCATGAGCGACTCCCTGGCTGGCTGCCTGGCTTCCGGCTTCGCCGTTTGCGGTGTTTCCGCTTGTGTGGCCACCGGTCCTGCCGTAAAAGCAAAGGGCCAGGAAATGTGCTACACCATTGCCACCATTTTAATCTTTGGTTTACTGGCTTTATTCACCTTCCCCATGCTGGGTCATTTGTTTGGCTTAACTGAAAATCAGTTTGGCGCATGGGTTGGCGTAGGGATTGTAAACTCCGCCCAAGTTCTGGCGGCCGGTATGGCCTACGGCCAGGATGCCGGTTTGATGGCGGGTATTTATAACATGGGACGTGTAGTGTTACTTCCCTTTGTGGTTCTCTATGTTGTTATGATGGTGCTGAAAAACGACAGTAAAGCAGCCGGAGAAATTAACAAGAGCCAATTTATCATGGACAAGTTTCCGGTATTTATTGTGGCCTTCCTAGTGGCCGTTCTGGCCAATACCATGGGCATGTTTAGTAAGGAAGAAGTGGAAATGGCCAACAAATTCATGATCTGGGCCTTTACCCTGGGTTTTGCCAGCATCGGCTTAACCACCAAGTTCTCCGATATGAAAGATGCGGGCAAAGACGGAATTATTCTGGGCTTTATCGTTGGCCTGGCCAAAGCAGCCTTTGCCCTTATTGTGGTTAAATTCTTCCTTCCCTTATAATCCATTTTAATATTAACGGGAGGTGTCCGGCATGACCGAGAAAGACCAATGTGCTGTTGAAGAAAGCAGAGCAGCGGACCGTAAGGTTAGAAAACAGGATTATATGGTGATTAGTCTTGGACTGATATTATTAGTACTGGCTAAAATAATGGCATAACGTGAAAAATAGATTTGGCAGGACCGGGTGAAAATAAGCCCATCCTGCCAAATTATTTTAGAATTAGGAGAGATCCTTATGTATAATAACATTTTAATCGCTATACAGGGTGAAGAGGGGCCGCAATTTTTGCAGAAAGCCTTGGAACTAATTCATCCGGCCCAGGGAACCATCACCATACTGCATATTAAAGAAACGGGCTTAACCCATTATGGTTATGTAGACCAACTGGCCAGTTCCATCAGCAAAGAACAATTTATTGATTATATTCATGAACTGGCGGAAAATCAGCAAAAGAAAATACAAGAACAGATAATAGAGCAAGGGGACCGATGGAATCTAAATTTTGCATGGAGGGTGAGGGAGGGGAGCCCGGCCCAAGAGCTTCGTAAAGAGGTGGCAGCGTTAAACTATGATCTGCTGATTCTTGGGACAAAACCCAAGGCTCCCGGCAACACCTCCAGCAAAGTGAAGGAGGCCATGCTGAAGGTTTTTGACGGGTCAATTTTAATTATTAAATAATGTAGTGACAACTTAAAGGGGATAAATTTTAAAATACGCATATTTTCCCTTGCTTTCAGCGTTGAGTGTGCTAGAATATTCACATCAAATACTTAACGGTGGAACGAGGGTATGGTTATGAAACGAATCATTCATCATCCCATGTTGTTCCAATTCCTGCAATATCTTATGAAGGCAATTCCCTGCCTTTTGCTCTTTATCTTGTTTTATTGCATCGCGCACTTGTATAGTCATGAAAATGCCCTGGTTTTAATCCCGCTGGGAGCCAGTTTTATTGTACTTTATACTTTTTGCGGAGAGCTGGAAAACGAACAAGCCAACCGGGAGCAAAACTCCCATGAGAATGAATAAATTTTTTTACAAACCACCCAACCGGTGGTTTCATTGTTTTTATAATTTCTTGGTAATTTTATAGGGAATATTGAAGTAAACAAAGAAATGATAAAGACAGGGTACATTTTTATTAAATCAGAATATCCGGAGAGAACGATCCTGATGGACAAATACCTTGATACTAAAAAAAGAACCACTCGAGTCTTTATTACTCTGATAACCGCCATCACCGGAGGAATTGCATTCAAGTTGCTGCATCTGCCGATTCCCTGGCTGCTGGGACCCATGATTGCCGTTTTAATTGGCTCCAAAGTGTTTAAAGGGTATTATGAGTGGCCGGGCCAGGCCAGAAACGCAG is drawn from Desulforamulus ruminis DSM 2154 and contains these coding sequences:
- a CDS encoding response regulator transcription factor: MKKIRIMLIEDHNVFREGLKKLLELEENMAVVAEAGSCREALDILTKDIDVILLDIGLPDGDGIELAGKIKEKYPHIKHVALTTYDDAIFIKKAMECGIKGFVPKYAFFEEIRAAVLMTHRGGTYLYPGLSTNTLLNLADPGLSETDLHILQLLASGKNQKEIAGSLFISLSTFRRRLRDILAKLNVSSVEEALTTAVKKGLI
- a CDS encoding ATP-binding protein encodes the protein MNKNLLKAMIAIMLLFVLASVLLFHYLLKTSQQIHDIELNNTKYSHLNDLSSCISEMMDHAQDYILYSDQHYLDEFQKYSSLALQKELELNDSLNSFYKQNMTELIELNKSYISFMEKEAIPLIQAKSYTQEDLKYIHLRNQQFTQEIEKKLNMITVTTSRNMDDSIKNTILQMNERILLALFILLMLLLLMPWLFYTLFKPILVQRLYLSRLSEQIQSASIFMDRKGVVRHINRAAQELFDILPESVLQKNVQEFPSLFPKLQGITQPLLHARVREKSFLGQQVSFNRDGRTIEMVIDYIPLFLFNRLSGVMLVANLAHRQKEKPLLLDTLEKERKRISIEIHDWIGRYMSTIIHSLDYILRLNKNSGLKPELLDSLMNLRSHCQNAAIEMRGIMNDIHPYLIDKVGLISALESYIATFEELNNIKVYIFYQDRALRIKKKDQIIIYRIIQESLTNIAKHAKASEVDIVFTVDKDQLKIEVVDNGGAGEEFAVGNGLWGMKERAHLIGGNVVFASNDSGFSVMLTVPIPGGQDDEKNQDHVD
- a CDS encoding sigma-70 family RNA polymerase sigma factor: MEETGLLITYETDKEKEETLDFIMIQYGKDILQLAYTYVKDLSQAEDLAQEIFIKCFRHLDSFKQQANVKTWLYRIASNHCKDYLKSWHHRKVTVNDKITELLLFSNHQVDEEVIKKDEDEELVEAVFQLKIKYREVIYLYYYEDFSIKEISQALKVNENTVKTRLKRARQLLKEILYQED
- a CDS encoding helix-turn-helix transcriptional regulator: MEHRLNGLKENLNNNVFKNFVFSEDRRKAVNETIKTKKEKLNRDGIILLLLHTLHGRFMTGFEILNVLQEKGDCTFKEQECGLYTFLHRLENKGILCSEWKKINNKNCKYYSLTSKGRWIVSLANKKEKIALISRVRFEGGPA
- a CDS encoding YeiH family protein, whose protein sequence is MFNLAQTQIGQAQSESLSAQITKAIPGLILVVLVAISATWAEGLIKENFKKIYEIAHLNYVLLAIIFGMIIRNTVGVPSVVEPGLKYSTILTKTGIVVMGTKYTLASLAKVGTTSMIFITVTLFGTVALMFWLRKRFTMSDSLAGCLASGFAVCGVSACVATGPAVKAKGQEMCYTIATILIFGLLALFTFPMLGHLFGLTENQFGAWVGVGIVNSAQVLAAGMAYGQDAGLMAGIYNMGRVVLLPFVVLYVVMMVLKNDSKAAGEINKSQFIMDKFPVFIVAFLVAVLANTMGMFSKEEVEMANKFMIWAFTLGFASIGLTTKFSDMKDAGKDGIILGFIVGLAKAAFALIVVKFFLPL
- a CDS encoding universal stress protein, which encodes MYNNILIAIQGEEGPQFLQKALELIHPAQGTITILHIKETGLTHYGYVDQLASSISKEQFIDYIHELAENQQKKIQEQIIEQGDRWNLNFAWRVREGSPAQELRKEVAALNYDLLILGTKPKAPGNTSSKVKEAMLKVFDGSILIIK
- a CDS encoding PDC sensor domain-containing protein, translated to MRQSPSKNIFVMFVLIFFISIFILFGIMEFRHTKNILDEYQGSLQKVAINKTNLFLEELKAVSSNGARKIEEGSDRQTLEAISSYDDRIINVYLANQGGILDSASGIKENDFIEQLARQVLQQKTNQIWISDIYLDSLTHYYVTSLVVPLKDARGSLDRVLAISFRIDRYQKEMTQEFLDDHYEIAVFDRGNYPVLWPFPKETLAAFSNQQEDFYFNNTRYNITAAQIDQAPWKVYFFTKENNFETYRAITILVLVFALYACLYQLLVEFWGVNSSKTYFENIDFAIFNQINEGVILANNSGRIIFANEAAHILFADRKNNLRNVQLKEILGNYQADNKEKSSTITLRFKDKLLKAIHSPIIKKNRILGSLTVIRVFANEEGASFKVLDKLIDMLPQGILYVDKNHEISFVNLMAKCYLGNINKGTSIEVVDQELAGLIYNQIDSGEIKRSELPASGLACEIAPVYDDDGIYAGTLVVLLTSSFDGSQDGISRA
- a CDS encoding FtsW/RodA/SpoVE family cell cycle protein — encoded protein: MNEKHPLLQSFIDKVKAQIKSKEAQDLVEYEIINHIESRSQSYQRDGLTKEEADKKTINQMGNPITFGKEMNQLHRPRIDWALIFLVTTIIGISLVPMYTLSFIFEGLFMKKVIFSLIAMIIIISLMFYDYRKLEKLGFFLYISSVVMMLWIGMIGLDFQGKKMWHIGYIKIDYMFSLLLFYISWSSILQHRNKYHIIILHLLFWLPMLLYLWNGYYLYSIIYFITILVLINIEKINSGQRRQFTWSTSAFGLILSTVLFFLSSPYQQERLLAFLHPEQYKNTFAYHSSISREMIAKAGWLGQGNIHEQVRLPEAHTDLILPYITYFFGWGGGLLLTGILLFFTVRMVQVAIKTRHHYGKFIVIGGFTIFLISLLINMLMSIGLLPYVGIPLPFISYGGVQLIFYSTIVGLILSVYRREKIHSLTSIE